In Aphis gossypii isolate Hap1 unplaced genomic scaffold, ASM2018417v2 Contig00039, whole genome shotgun sequence, the genomic window TCCACAAAAGTAAACTCTCATCAATTGCCAGATTTGAAAAAGGAATCATAGCATCTTTGAAGTTTTTTCTTACTTCAGTCAaaactatttgaattttgtagaGCCTATCTCCTTTGATTTGTTGAGTATTGTCGCAGAAGTGAATACAACGCAAAAGAAGTAAATATCTGTCCCTACTCATACATTTGCCAAAAATATCTTGACGTAATAAGTCATTAGTTGACCAATATTcacttatttgtaattttttgtttctagCCATCAAAATAGTTACtcctaaaaatatgtacaattctTCCATACTAGTATCTTTCCAATAAACCATTCTTGAATGTTCTGAATTAATTGGTCGCTCCTTAGCGTACCTGTTAgtctcaaaaacaatttttcccACCAAATCGTTTGTAATAAATGCttcaaaaaaatctataacagATGAGGTTTCATTTAAATCAAACTCTTAACATTGAACACCACTCTGAAATTagcaaaaacacatttttatttaatttttggatttatagaaaaaacaaaCAGTAACATACATTGTTTGGGTTAAATTCATGAATTTTTGGTTGAAAActgtttgcattttttttccattttaatgTCTTGATTGATTTAGGAACTTTAGATGATCTTGTGGGTCTACGAATGCTAGATGAAAATGCATCTGAAGCTATTCTTGACTGCTGTGTAATACTTGAAGAAGGAGACTGAAAAGAGTCATTCTGtgacactaaaaaatatttttaaataaaattaaaattaactaggtAATTGTGTTCATTTCAGagcctatttatatatatatatatttatacatattagacACTTTTTAGTACAGAATACAAAACTATGCAGAACTATCCTTTACTAACTACACATCTTGTCACACTTTACCcactaataatgttaaaatgttacaaaaaaacaattgtgattagacaaattttcaaatgttgtATTACAACATAatgaattttgtattacacacaataatatattttggtaatttagtatgcataaaatagaatatacacTTACAATAGTCTTGGAAATCAGTTTCTAAATTTTGAAGAGCTTCATCAATATCAACatctttgaataaatattgttcattgtgtaatagacctaaatgaataataaattatgaaaaattcattaatttacttGTAATGAAATCAAAACTTACCAGAGGCTTGTAAATCGTATTGACTAATCTCAATAGGTGTGCTATATTGCATTTGATTAGAattatatacactattattattactagaatttatcaaattaaaatgatcatCACTTGATCTCGATTgatctaaacaatttaaaaaaaattttatatttgttataaaacattCATCACATATCAAATACACTCACCAAAACAAGGTTCAGAATCTTCAAAAGCTAGATCAATATCGTATGTTTCAACTTCGGATTCAGAATTAGCATAGTATTCATTTAGTTCTCGTTCTATTTCTTCGTCCGTTAACTTTTTAGTCATTgtggtaatttatattagagaaacaaatcacaataaaaaaagcaaaGCACAAAATGAACGTAGTTCGGCCACAATAATGTGTGTCAAtacattgaaaacaaattgaaaaccatatataaatactaaatacctaggtacataaatgtaattctattttggtataattttatctgtTATGTTTTTCGTTACATGGGTAACACGAAAAAaaggtataaaacaaaaaggtAAATGAAGCACTATAATATTCTGTGTGGCTATTGGCTAGAACTATTGGTATAAGAGCTACAGGTATAGTCACAGACAATATTGAGAACCCCTGAAAGAtccaaaatgtataacatttaataactcCCTGGATATTGGTGATAATTCAATTCTGAAAacggttatttatttatttatttatttaaatgtgaacGGGCTATAAGAGCCCAATAGTACAACACAATTAGTAGTAATGAAcatgaattataacaataaataggtaaacgCCTAACAATACGgcgattatataaaaataaaaataaaacacaattaaacaaaggtaaaaacagaaataagtaataacagaTTCCCAGATAGCAATTTTACGTTCTTAAAATGTCTTAGTAATGTTAAAAAGATAAccttataatttctataatattccaGATAGGTTCTAAGCaccttttttaatgtttctataACATTTTCTTAGAGTTTTTTGGCCGCAAAAATGTTGTTCtactaacattataaaataactatcacTATAATGTTAAACCtaactttttttgttatttttataacattttcaggTGGTTCTAATTgtcttttttaatgtttatataatattttcttagagTTTTTTGGCCAATGAAATGTTGttcaattaacattttaacattaatattattatcatgttaaatacaacttatcgcaacattatttaaatgtgtcaCAATAGTATCaaagtatgttataataacattacaatctttattttataatctcattatatttataactagggGTTCTAGCTCCTGCTCACCTCACTGGCcaggttatttatattataacttctgTGCTTACTCTCCATGGTCCACTGGGTGATGTCATAACAAAGACAGGGCTTGGAATAGATTTTGTAGGCGTTACTTTTAATGGAGATATGCTATCTAAAATTCATTAACACTTTACTATAGGTActcatcatataaattatttaataaatttataatacaataatattcaagataataagtatttgatgtactataaactataatatattgaatgtattaattatttgtattaccaAATTCCttttctgaatttttttttggtttagcAATCCATGTTTGATCTTTATCGGAATCATCAAAATCGCTAAGGATAGAACTATCATTATCAGAAACAGTagaaatttgatttatgatagattgtgaataaaatacattttcatcaatagtatctgaaataaaaacaatttttacttaaatactgaaaaaaatatttcaaataatagagCTTAAGTAGGTTAAGTACCTTTTACAGGGTTATACTGTGGTGGGCAACTTGAAGAACTTTCATGCTGAAATTCTGAGTGAAGTTTCACTTTTTTAGATAACTTGTTTTTGGGAGATGCACTGCGtttcaaatcatattttggtacaccattaaaattttcatcttCGGTAGATGACAAATCTGATTTTATCATTGCTTTGGGCAATTTCGATTTAGCCTTATCTAACGAagctataaagaaaatatataacgtaattactaaaatacacaaagagattttttttaaatataaaataatagaaatactaGTACTATCACTAACTATATGTTTTTCCTGACATTTTTcgaatgttgtaaaaataaaaatcattcttGTTAGGCTTTACTCGACtttcgattattttttgagAGTTTTTCTGATCTTTTGGCCAggcacaaatatttttttttaaccatatatCAGGTACAACTGAGACTGTATTGTCTTCGGTGAAGTTAACAATATTCTACCCAAAcattatctaattaaatacaatcgagaaataaattattaactgatattaattattaacttatttttacaattaataatattttaaatgtgtatctAACTTGAGGGGCtgcaaacatttattttctgtttgtCTTGCCAATAATATAGCATTATAGCAATAATgtattgtgtacctatacctatttccACAATTGTGAGTAGGTACCtggtttaatttatagaaaatttactcattaaatacatttttatggaaGAATATTTTCTGAGCATTgactatatagttttttaatattttaatttttgaaaaagtaatggttgaaaatgataatagaaataaagtattcaaatttaaacgtgcttatcttgataaaatttttttaaaattaaaaaactatctaTCAATGCACAGAAAACAGTGttacttattaaatgtaaGCTAATCATAAGTTACTTTCTAAACAGAACCAtagtcttaatattatattatgcgaaaAATTAACTTAGTAAACAAATGTTAGTGTTGAGggacttaaattttaaataataacctaattgaaaaaaaaaattgttttcaattagATGTCAGTATGTATTACTGGCATGGCTATATATTTACTCTCGTGAACaaatatcatcattttttttttaatgtcatgTTCAGTCcagcatttaattttatcagacAGTTTTTGTACtacaaatatatctaatattgttGAGTTAATGGGGGTTTCATAAAAtgctgattttattttaaatttttgaccaattattataatgttaccgTCATctcttaaacaaaaatttaagcattttaCGATATCTTtgtttttggttaaaatataacaatttttttcatcttgaattttaattttaatagttttatatagaagagtataatattcaatgccATTTAAATGCCCTGGTAATGGACCATTAGTATGCTGATTTTTTAGTACTGGTTTTTCTTCTAgcaattgtttaattttacctttataaccattattcaaatttataaaatatttttcattatacctattaattactTGCTGTAAAGGTTTGTCATGTTTTCTCAAAAATGACTTGAGCTCTTTCATgaagttttcaaaaacaaaagtagAACAGTTATCTAAGGGGCCATACCTTAAATAATCATCACAGATATGGAGTAGGCCATGAACATTATGTGAAACAAATTGTTGGccataaattttttgaaagctcattacaaaaaaatctagTAGCTCCTTAGCAAAATCAACAAGAAAACTACAATTTGGGCTCAGAAGAATAAGCATGGCAATATTAAGTgtcataaaatttgtataacattcttcagtaattatattttttaaaacaattggtccagtatataacaaaaaaaaccgATGCTCGGTGGCTTTCCATCTAGAGAGTTCTTGTATACTTCTTCCCTTCCTAACAAAATCAGAAGTAATGTAAGAAttaagtttcaaaattaagtttgataattcATCAATTTTCCTTGCTCGAATACGTATATTTAATGGACCCTTATTCACCCAAAGCATTAACAATTTCTTCATAACACCAATATTAACAAGGTGTAAATAATCAAGGCTAAATGAATAAACAGCATCGAAATTAGGCAACTCTgctaaatttgaaattgta contains:
- the LOC126553003 gene encoding piggyBac transposable element-derived protein 4-like, producing MTKKLTDEEIERELNEYYANSESEVETYDIDLAFEDSEPCFDQSRSSDDHFNLINSSNNNSVYNSNQMQYSTPIEISQYDLQASDVDIDEALQNLETDFQDYLSQNDSFQSPSSSITQQSRIASDAFSSSIRRPTRSSKVPKSIKTLKWKKNANSFQPKIHEFNPNNVCYYFFEAFITNDLVGKIVFETNRYAKERPINSEHSRMVYWKDTSMEELYIFLGVTILMARNKKLQISEYWSTNDLLRQDIFGKCMSRDRYLLLLRCIHFCDNTQQIKGDRLYKIQIVLTEVRKNFKDAMIPFSNLAIDESLLLWKGRLSFKQYIKRATKHKDLLEDILGKSGVIVKDLMKPYLNKVRKNRKLMPIIEGKLKLGEREARCTDKLLAIHWKDRRDVYMLTSMNTNEIVDTKKIDRKTGKKYLKPQSVVSYNKNMGAIDKTDMLLSSTECVRRTLKWYKKLFFHLIHMSMLNAYSTYKTVTGKINQEIVLQLEQETNYWRNILKRIVATDVL
- the LOC126553001 gene encoding uncharacterized protein LOC126553001, with translation MSGKTYTSLDKAKSKLPKAMIKSDLSSTEDENFNGVPKYDLKRSASPKNKLSKKVKLHSEFQHESSSSCPPQYNPVKDTIDENVFYSQSIINQISTVSDNDSSILSDFDDSDKDQTWIAKPKKNSEKEFDSISPLKVTPTKSIPSPVFVMTSPSGPWRVSTEVII